GCTGGTCGGACCCGAAATCGGCGAAGATACTCACGTCGGCGAGCGCGCGCCGCAGGAAAAAGCCGGCCGGCTTCGGCGTCCCCGCGGCATCCACGAGTGCGGGGGAGGCGGCGGGCGCCGGCTCGTCGAGCTGCCAGAAGACCTCGGCCGCGGGCGCAAGGCGATGGCGCTCGGCGGCGGCGCGCACAGCAGCGGCCTGGGCGGCCTGGGCCTTGAGGATGTGCTGGCGGGCCGATTGCGAGGGGCCGTAGGGCGCGGCGCCGCGGGCCGACGCGATGGCCCACGTCTCGCCGCTCGGCCAGCCGGGGTCCCCTCGCTCGTCCAGGCAGAGGGCCGAGGGCGAGGCGAGGCCCGGCACGTGGCGCAGGCTGGCGCCCAGCCAGTGGGTGCGGCCAGCGGCGTCGGGGCGGGTCGTCCAGAGCGCGGCGGGGCCCGTCCTCGGGCTGTCGCCGACGAGGCGGCGCGTGGGGTCGAGCCGCTGGCAGAGGGCCGCGGTGTCGGCCGTCAGGCGCGGGTCGGGCGTCCCGCCCGGTGCGCCGCCCACGCACCACGCGACGAGCGACGGATGCGACCGAATGCGGCGCACGGCGGCAGCGGCGTTGGCCAGGTACTCGTCGGCGCTGACGCCGTGGCCGTCGCCGGCGAGGGGAAGCTCCTGGAGGACCAGGAACCCCTCGCGGTCGCACAGGCTGTAGAACAGGTCGGTCTCGGCCAGGCCGCCGCCCGCGACGCGCAGGGTGTTGAAGCCGCACTCGCGGGCGCGGGCGAGCAGGCGCTCGTAGCGGGCCGCGTCGAGCCGCAATACCGCGTCGGCCGGCAACCACATCGCGCCGAGAATGTCCACCCCCTGGCCGTTCACGCGCAGGCGGGCGATGCCATCATAGGGGGCAAGTTCAATCGAGCGGATGCCGAACGTGAGCGCTGTCTCGTCTGATACGGCGCCGCCGTCGAGCCTCACGCTCGCGGTGAGATGATAGAGCGATTGTTCACCCAGGCCGCGCGGCCACCAGAGCTTCGGCCTCGGCAGCACGACCTCGACCTCGACGCGACACGCCTTGTTCCCCTCCACCGTCGCCTTCTGCTCAAACGCGACCGTGGGCGGGGTGTCCCCGTCCCGTGGCTCGCGGCGTGGGGACACGCCGCCCACGAGCACGACTTCCAGCTTCTCACTCACGAGGCTCACGATCTCGGTGCTCACGCGCAGGCGCGCCGCGGCGTCGGTCAACTCAACGGTCTCGATGGCGAGGTCGCGCAGCAGGCACGGCCCGGCGCTGCGGAGGCGCGCGGGCTGCCACAGGCCAAGCGGCGGCGTGCCGTGGTCGGCCAGCGCCTGCGCGGTGACGAGCCGGCGGGCTGGCGCAGAGCGGAACGGCTCGCCGCCCTTGACGAAGTCGGCGGGCGAGCCGACGACTCGCACGGCCACTGTGTTGCGTTCGCCCAGCTTCGCGCCGAGCGTGGCGTCGAAGCGGCCTGGGACGAACGGCCCGGTGGAGCGGCCGACCCAGCGGCCGTTGAGCCAGGCGTCGGCCTGATAGGCGGCGCCGTCGAGTTCCAGCCAGATGGAGCGCCCCGCCCAGTTGCGCGGGATATCGAGTTCGCGCCAGTACCACCACTCGGTGTCGGCCACGTCGCGCAGCATCGCCTCATCCCGTGGCCCCACGCCTAGAGCCGAGTAGACGGAGCCTGGGACCGGCGCCGCGATGGCCTCGGCCTGCGCCGCGGGGCTTACGCGGTGGGCTTCGCGGCCGATGCCCGCGCCCACGGGGAAGCCAGCCAGGCGCCACACGCCATCGAGCGGCAGGTTCTCGACGAGCTGCTCGGCCCTGTCGGCCTTCGGGCGCACGGCCATGCGGTTGTGCAGCGGCTCGCCCACGCGCGCGATGGCCCAGTCGGCGGGGCCGCTGAGCCAACGCGGGCCACTGCGGCGGTGCATTTTGAGCTCCAGGTGCCGGACGCCAGGGATGGGCACGTAGAGGTGCCGCGGTTCGCTGTTCCACTTCATGCGCCCGGTCTGGAAGAGCATGCGGCCGTCGCCCACGACCATGAACTCGAACGACTCGGCCTCGTCGCGGGCCTTCGAGACGGCGGCCTCGCCCTCGAGGTCTGAGCCGACCACGGCTTCGAAGATCGAGAACCGGCCGTCGAGGTTGAAGCCGATCTCGCAGTTGGGGTGGATGCCCAGGCCGCGCTCGAACGTGCGGCCGCCCAGCGTGAGCGGGAAGGCGTTGAAGCTGCGGTCGCGCGCCACGCAGCCCTTCTCGGGCCGCGTGTAGGCGGGCTCGAGGTCGCTGAGGAACAGCTCGCCCACGCCCTCGGGCGGCGTGCGGTACTCGGGCGTGCGGCGCGGCGGGCGGGCGCGGCGCAGCTTCTCATCGCCGGTCACGTACCAGTCGGTGTTCAGCCGCCAGTCGTTGTCGAAGTAGCCGATGGCCAGGGCCGTCTCGGGGCTGTAGGTGAGGTTGTCGAAGACCTCGAAGTCGGCCCAGTGGAAGCCGTCGAGGATGCCCCAGTCGAACCAGTTGCCGAAGCGGCCGATGATCTCGAAGACCCCGCGCCACGTGGTGCCGGTGAAGAGGACGGCGTAGCGCTGGGGGTTCAGAGGATTGGGGTAAACGAGCTTGAGGCCCAGGTCGTCGCCCTCGTAGCGCTTGTCGCCGAAGACGATGCTCTTGCCCTCGACGCGGATGGGCAGCTTGGGCATCACGCGGGGGATGAGGCTGTTGGTGGCCGGGTCGCCGACGAGGATGAGGCTGCACCGCGCGATGTCGTCGTCGGTCACCTCGCGGTCGGGCTTGATGCGGCACTTGCCGCGCGCCCAGCGGTTCCAGAAGTCGGCGAGCAGGCGGGCCTCGTCGGCGGCCACGCGCTTGGCCCGCTCATCGTCGCCGCTGGAGCCGAAGACGATGAGGAAGCTGGTCATGAAGGCGTGCTCGACGGGGCCTTCGAGCGCGGCCGTCTTGTGCAGGCCCTCGAGCTCCTTCGAGGGTGCCCACTTGCCGCCCTGCTTGCGCAGGCGCAGCCAGCCGCCGTCGGGGACCTTGCCACGGTACTGCTCGGCGCCGTCCACGCGCACGCGGATCGGCTGGGCGGGGTCGAAGAGCGGGGCGCCGAGGTGGAGCGAGAACTCCTCGAGGTTGTCGGTGTTCACGCTCACGGAGGACTTGTCGAGCGCCTCGGCTTCGATGCGGGCGAAGGCGAAGGCCCGTTCGAAGCGGTGGAGGCGCACCCAGTAGGCGCCGGGGTGGCGTCGCCAGGCGGTCTTGAAGATGACGCGCTTGGGCCAAGGGTTGCGCTTCTGCTCGCGGAGCCACTTGAGCATCTCCGAGACCTTGTCACCTGGCACGCCGTGGCCGGCGCCGGGGATTTCGACGTAGTTGCACGGTGCCCCCGCCTTGAGGAGTTCGGCGGCCATCGAGCGGCTGTGGTCGCAGGGCACCACGTTGTCCTTGTCGCCGTGGAGGGGCATCGAGGGCAGGTTGAGCAGGTTTTCGGCGAAGAAGGCGGGGCTTTCGGTTGCCTCGACCCAGGCCTTCTTGGGGCTCATCCAGGTGGGTTCGCGTTCGCCCCAGCCCCACAGGCGTTCCCACACACGGTGGTCGGCGTTGCCGCACACGGGGCCGAGGGCGGCGAAGCGGTCGGGGAAGTGCACGCCCACCTGCCACGAGCCCGAGCCGCCCATCGAGAAGCCGTACAAGACAACGCGGTCGGGGTCTATGCTCAAGCGCGCCTGGACATCCTCGACCACGCGCACCACATCCAGTTCGCCCCAGAGCTTGTAATCGGTGTTTCCGCGGCCGTCGGGCGCAGCGACCACGAAGTCCTCAAGCTCCTTGGGTGGCCCGCCGATGCGGTAGTTGCCGCCGAGGCCGTGGAGCTGGACCGCCAGCGGCCACTTGCGGTCGGGCGAGTAGTCCTTGGGCAGCCAGAGCGAGTAGGGCTGGTCCGTGTCGTCGAGGTCGCAGCGGTAGTACCAGGTGGCGACCTTGCCGCGCTCGAGGGGCTGTCCTGCAAGACAGGGGCAGGCGGCGAGGAGGAGCGTCAGGATGATCTGGAAGCCGTGATTCGTAACCCGAAATCCATCACTGGAAGAGAGCCAAGAGGCGAGACGCCTTCGCGGGCGGCCCACCGACCAGCTCTCTCCTGCTCTTCGCCAGTCACGCATCACGAATCACGCATTACGGGTTTCGGGTTCGGGTCAAAGTCGCCGCAAAGACGTGCATGTTCCGCTCCCTGGGGAGCGTGATGGCCATGAGCTTGCGCCGGGGGTCGAGGGGGACGCGCCAGGCGACGAGGCCGCACTCGCGGGCCTCCTCTTTGCCATCGGCCGTGTGGATGGCCGGGAGGCGAAGCACGTCAATCTCGCCCGCCGCGGGCTTCGAGAGCCAGTCGGCCAGGCGCAACTCGCCCTGGGCCTGGCCGTCCTCATAGTCAATGGTCAAGAGGGCCGTGCGGGCGCCGTCGTGACAGGCGCCGAGGAACCAGACGGCATCGAACGCCTCGTAGGGCTTGGCGAGCTGGAGCCGCTGGCCGTCGCACAGGACGTTGTTGCGCAGGCGGTCGTCTTTGTCGGGGAAGCGGAAGGTGACGGCCGGGTGGCCAGGGACCTCGATGAGTGCGTCCTTCTTGGGCAACAGGTCGGCGATGAGGCTGCTGCCCTCGCGGCGGCTGGGGAAGTCGAAGTTGCCCTCGGTGGGGTTGGCTCGCCACGAGAGGCCGTCGTTGTTGAAGTGGCCGGCGAGGGCGTCGAGGTGAACGCACTCGACATCGCGCACTGTGGACGGCGTGGCCTCGCGCCGCGTGTCGGGGGACGGGGGTGCCCCGCCGACAAGGGGTCCATCGAGTGGCTGCACCTTCAGCTCAGCCTTGCCGTCCTTCTTCTCCAGCGAGAGTCTGGCCCGATGGCGGGCGAGGACGCGGCCGGCGGCGCTCTGAAGCTCGGCGACGAACTCGATGTCGCCGGGTTTGTCGGTGCGCCATTCGACCTCGCCGCGGCCGGGCGGGGCGCCGCCGTCCACGGCCCGGGGTTGTTCCGGGCTCAGGGGCACGATGCCCGAGGCACCTTGGATTGTGGGCGGCGTGTCCCCCCGCCGAGGGTCTTCGCGGGACGGGGACGGCCCACCCACAATCGCCGCCCGCCACGCAATGCGATGGCCAGCCAGCGAGTAGCACGGGAGGCGCTGGGCGACGGGCGAGGCGAGCTGGACTTCGAAGCGGCTCTTGAGGACAAAGGTCTCCCCGTCCATCCGCGCCTCGTGGCGCGGCTCCTTGAGGGCGAAGGGGCCGAGACGCCTCTCGGCCAGGGCGAACTGGGCCTCGTCGGCGTCCAACTCGAACGCGAGCGCCGCGACGGTCGAGCGGCGCTCGGCTTCGCGGCCGCGATGGGCGAGCGAGGCGTCGAGCCGCCCGAGGTCGCCGGCCTCGGTCACGCGGTCGAACAGAAGGAGAACCCTGCCGGCGGCGTTCCGCACGAGGTCGTCGAGCCGGCGGCCGTAGCCATCGTCGTCCTCGCGGCCAGCCTTGGTGACGAAGCTGGCGAGGAGGAAGTCAAAGCCTGCCGCATCGGCGGCCAGGTCGGGCGCGGGACAGCCGATGGGCAGCCGCGGCGTCAGTTCGCGCAGGCGGTCGCGAGTGGCGGGAGCCGTCTTGAAGTCGCCCCGCACCGCCCAGCCCCACACGCAGGGGTGGCGTAGGGCCTCGGAGGCCAGGGCGGCCAGCGTCTCCTGCGCGCCCGGCGCCTCGGGCGCGAGGGCCGGTGCATCGAGGAACGCGACAATGCCCTCCCCGTCGCAGAAGTCCAACAGTTCATCCAGGGCCGGACCTCCCGCGGGCTTGGGACCTGCGGGAGGTCGGGGCGTATCCAGCCTTTGCGCCAGCGCGCTTGCCTGGCCGGGCTGGGTGCACAGGGGTGTGGCGCCGCGGACGCTGCGCGCGATAGCCGCGAGGCGGAAACCCTCACGGTTCAGGAGCCAGCGGCCGGCGGCGGCCTCGACGGAACGCAGGCCGACGCGGCGGACGACCTGACGGACGGGCTGGCCGTCGCGCGTCTGGAGCGTGGCCGTCAGGCGGTAGAGGAAGGGATCATCGGGTCGCCACAGGCGGCTGGGCTGCGGCTCGAACGCGTGGGCCACACTGACCGACTGGCCGGGGTCGAGCCGCACGTCGCTGCCGCGCCGCCACACGGGGCGGGGGTTGGCGGCTGGGTCATCGGGCTCGAAGGCGAGTTCGACCCTGCCCTCGAAGCGTTCGCGGCTGTGATTCGCCGCCTCGAGGGTCACATCCACCACCCCTCCCGAGGTGAGGCATGACACGTAAGCATCCATCCTGCCCACTGTTACAGCACTGGAAGCCTCGAGCCAGCAGGCCTCGAGGCCGGGGCGCTCGGGCTCGCCGGGCGCGGCAATAGCCACCAGCGCCGTGTTGCGGGCGCCGGGGCGTACGGCTCTGGCCGCGTCGAGCCGCACGTCGAGCGCGCTGGGGGCTCGTGCGCCCAGCGGCTGCCCATTGAGCCACACCCACACCGTGCCACCCGACGGGCGGAGCACCAGGCTCACCCGGTAGCCTGCCCAGGCCGCGGGCACCGCGAAGCTCGCCTGGTAGAGGCCGCACGGCTCGGCCTCCTGCCTGTGCGGCAGCGCGACGCTCCGCCACTCGGAGGGCACGTGGTCAATCGAGGGTGGAGCCTCCGCCGGCGCGTACTCCCAGCCAGAGCGCACCGCGAGAACGTGGGTGGCGTCGGGAGGGACGTCGGCCGCCGCACACACGGTTGCCGCAAGCCATGCCAACAGTCGAAGCGCTCGCGTGGGCATCCCGCCTCCGTCGCGCGTGCGTCGCCTCAGGGTCGCCGGCCAGTCACGCGCGTGATTCTAGCAGACCCGCACGCCCCGATCAAGGAGGCAGGGCTGGGGGAGTGGGCTGGGAGTGCAGGGAGACCGTCGCTGCCCCAGACGCGCCGGAGGCCGCCTCGTGCATAATAGAGGTGTACAGCTCTAGTGACGGAGACCTCTGGCCAGAGAAAGCCTTTCGGCAACAGGAGCCAGTCTCCATGGCCGCACGCGCAGGGGAAGTCGGTGCTTGATCGTGCCCAGCCTGCGCGATACAATACGCTGGACGCAGGGGAACAGGGCTGGGGGGACACAGGGAGCGGGACAGGGCAAGAGGAGCAGGCACGTGGTTCGTTACCGCATGGTGATATACTATGAGGACAAGGCCACGAACACGCGGGTGGCCCAGAACATCATCGCCATCGCGCACGACGACCGCTCGGCGATCGAGCTGGTGAAGAGCCAGATCAGCCCTGAGGCGGTCGGCGGTCGGCTGGCGGCCATCCACGTGGCCGAGAAGGCCCCTGTCTCGACGGGTATTGTCTACCGCGGCGACCCCTACATCCCCTTCCGCTGGCCGACCAGCGAGGCTACGTCGAGGTCGAACGAGTAGGCGTCGCCGTGCGGCCGTCGCGTTCCGGTTACAGGGAGGCATGGCTTCTGTGCCCCTCACCCCTTGCGGGTGAGCGGAAGTGGGCGTACTGTTCAGGTGGGCCGAGGCGCCGATGCTCGCTGGAGATGCCATGCTGCGCTACAAGATGACGGCCTTCTACGAGGATAAGACCAACGCCACCCGCGTCGCCCAGTCCGTGGTCGTGATCGGCCCGGACGTGCAGGCCGCGGTCAATGCGGTCAAGGAGACCCTCGCCCCTCGCGCCCAGGGCGGCCACATTGTGGCGGTCGAGGTGAAGGAACAGCACAAGATCGAAACCGGCGTGGTGTTTGTGGGCGAGCCGTACATTCCGCTGCACTGGCCGCTCACGAACCGCAAGCGGCGCGCCGCCGTGCACGATGCGCCCCACGCCGCCGCCGAACCGCCGGCAGAGCCTGTCGAGGAACTCCCCACCGAGGAGTTTGCCACCGCATCCCCCCCGCCCGACGAAGAGTCGTACGACAGCATCTGATGCCGGCCCTCTCCCTGGACGCCCGCCACGGGCGGAAGCCCGCACGGCGAACACCGCCGGCCGCGGGAACCTCCCGCGGGTTGCGAACCGCGGGAGGTCGAGGATGCGGAAACCCGCGCCACGAACGCCTCCGCCGTCTGAGACGCGTGCCCGAGGCCCCCGCGTCATTCGGCTGAAGTGTTGCCAGCCGGGCTTGACATGCCCTGGCCTTCGGCTACAGTGGTGCCGTGGGAGGCGAGCCCCGTGCCAGGAGACCACATGTTCCCGTCCATCTTCACCGACGAGCTGGGTCTGGACTTCGCCGATACGCTGCCGATTCTCAAGGCGTGGGGCCTCGGGCACTGCGACCTGCGCGGCCGCGTGTTCCGCAAGGCCTTCGAGGACCTGACGCCCGACGAGCTGGCCGAGGTGAAGAAGCTCCTCGACCGCCATGGGATGAAGATCGGCTGCCTCCAGTCGTCGCTGGCCAAGGTGCACCTGCCCGAGGGCGAGCGCCTGAGGGCCGAGGCGGCGAAGCTCGAGGGCATCGTCCGCGCCGCCGACGTGCTCGGCTGCCGACTCGTGCGCTCCTTCTTCTACTGGCAGCCGCCGCGCGAGTTGGAGGGCCAGCTCGCCGTCCGGCCCGACGAGCTTCAGAAGGCCCTCGACCGCTTCGCCCCCCTGGCCGACCGTGCGCGCCAGGCCGGCCTCGTGCTCGGCTTCGAGAACTGCGGCACCACGCCCGACGAGTGCTTCGCCGTGCTCGATGCCCTCGGGGTGCCGGCCTGGGGCTTCGCCTGGGATGTGCACTCGAGCTGGCACTGCGACGAGCGCCGCCGCGACCAGGGCGCCTTTCTCATCCGCATGGCCCAGCGCGCCCGCCTCATCCACGTCAAGGCCCACGGAGCCGTGGCCGGCCTCGGCGAGCCGATCCCCTACGACAAAGTGCTTCAGACCGCCGACAACGCCGGCCTCCGCGGCCCCGTGAGCGCGGAGACCCACAACCCCGACCGCGGCGTGTCGCACGAGGAGATGTCGCGCCGCGTGGTCGAGGCCATTCAGAGGGCCTGGCCCACCGCCGCGCCCGGCGGCCTCTTCGACACGGGCCGGCGCACCGCCGCCGTCGTCCGCCCGTGGGCCAGCGACCCGGTGCGCTTCGTGGTCGTCGGCCTCGGCATGGGCCACAGCCGCTCGAAGATGATCCAGGAGACGCCCGGCGCCGCGCTTCTCGGCGTGTGCGACAAGGTCGAGGAGCGCGCCCGGCGCACCGCCGCCGAATGCCAGGTGCCCTATGAGACCGACGTGCGCCGCTGGCTCGACAACAGGGACGTCGAGGCCGTCTTCGTCCTCACAGAGACGGGCAATCACGCCGCCGTGGCCCTTCAGGCCCTGGAGGCGGGCAAGCACGTGCTCGTCACCAAGCCCATGGAGGCCAGCCTCGCCGCCTGCGACGCGATGATCCGCCTGGCCGAGAAGAAGGGCCTCGCGCTGGCCGTGGACTTCAGCCGCCGCGTGGAGCCCGGCCCGCTCTCGCTCCGGGCGGCGGTGGCCAGCGGCTGCCTCGGCCGCCTGCTCGGAGCCGACGCCTCGCTCAAGATCCTCCGCACGATGGACTACTTCCGCTCCAACGGCGGCTGGCGCGGCACCCGCCGCTGGGACGGCGGCGGCGTGCTCTCGAACCAGAACATCCACCACCTCGACGAGCTGGCCTTCATCCTCGGCGTGCCGCAGAAGGTCCGCTGCAACATCTGGACCCAGGACCACGACATCGAGGCCGAGGACCTGGGCGTGGCCACCTGGCTCTATGCCAACGGCCTCGTGCTCACGCTCTACGCCACATCGTCCTATCCGCACTCCACCTGGTACTTCCGCTTCGAGCTGCACGGCACGCAGGGGGCCGTCATTCAGGCGGCGGGCGGCCCCTTCGACCGCCCGATGGAGCGCTGGTTCCTCGACAACGCCTGGGGCGACAAGCCCCCCGCCCGCGCCGAGAGCGAATGGCTGAACAACGTGGACAACTTCGCCGCCCACCTGCGCGCGGGCGCGAAGCTCACCAGCGACGGCCGCGAAGGCCGCCGCTCCCAGGCCATCCTCGACGCCATGTACCGCTCGGCCCTCGAAGCCGACGGCGGCTGGGTCGAGGTGAGGCCAGAGCTGGACTGAGGAGGACGAGCGGGGAGGAAACCCCTCTTGAAAGAGGCGTTTCCTCCCCAGCCCCTTCCTTCCCGAGAACTTCTCCCCTGGTCGGCAGCGGGCCGCCCGCTGCCGACCAGGGCAAGAGTCCTTGAGGAGGGGTGCGGGGAGGAACTGCCTTGCAAGAAGTTCCTCCCCGCCCTCTGTGCCTGCGATCCTGACTCGTAACCACGTGGGACGGAGGAGACGACCATGCAGGAGAAGGTGCAGTACGAGCGGCTGCTTCCCCACGAGTTCGAGGCGCGCATCACCGCCTGCCCCGTGGTCTACGTGCCCGTCGGGTCGCTGGAGTGGCACGGCGAGCACATGGCCCTGGGCAACGATTCGCTGAAGATGCACGCCCTGTGCTGCGAGGCGGCGCGCGTGGGCGGCGGCATCGTCTATCCGCCCATCTACTACAACATCCCCGGCGTGTGCAGCGCCGACCCCGCCCGCTACCGGCACGACTGCACGTTCATCGGCGAGCCGGCCGTGCAGCGCACGCTCCTTCACGCCACGCTCCACGCCCTGGAGCGCACGGGCTTCCAGGTGGCCATCCTCACCACGGGCCACACGCCCGGCGAACAGATTCAGATGATGCGCGACGTGGCCGCCGCCTACGACGGCGCGATGAAGGTCCACGGCACCTGCGACATGGACTTCGGCAAGGAGATCAATTTCACCAGCGACCACGCGGCGATGTGGGAGACCTCGCTCCTGTGGCACTTTGAGCC
The Planctomycetota bacterium DNA segment above includes these coding regions:
- a CDS encoding Gfo/Idh/MocA family oxidoreductase — encoded protein: MFPSIFTDELGLDFADTLPILKAWGLGHCDLRGRVFRKAFEDLTPDELAEVKKLLDRHGMKIGCLQSSLAKVHLPEGERLRAEAAKLEGIVRAADVLGCRLVRSFFYWQPPRELEGQLAVRPDELQKALDRFAPLADRARQAGLVLGFENCGTTPDECFAVLDALGVPAWGFAWDVHSSWHCDERRRDQGAFLIRMAQRARLIHVKAHGAVAGLGEPIPYDKVLQTADNAGLRGPVSAETHNPDRGVSHEEMSRRVVEAIQRAWPTAAPGGLFDTGRRTAAVVRPWASDPVRFVVVGLGMGHSRSKMIQETPGAALLGVCDKVEERARRTAAECQVPYETDVRRWLDNRDVEAVFVLTETGNHAAVALQALEAGKHVLVTKPMEASLAACDAMIRLAEKKGLALAVDFSRRVEPGPLSLRAAVASGCLGRLLGADASLKILRTMDYFRSNGGWRGTRRWDGGGVLSNQNIHHLDELAFILGVPQKVRCNIWTQDHDIEAEDLGVATWLYANGLVLTLYATSSYPHSTWYFRFELHGTQGAVIQAAGGPFDRPMERWFLDNAWGDKPPARAESEWLNNVDNFAAHLRAGAKLTSDGREGRRSQAILDAMYRSALEADGGWVEVRPELD
- a CDS encoding creatininase family protein — protein: MQEKVQYERLLPHEFEARITACPVVYVPVGSLEWHGEHMALGNDSLKMHALCCEAARVGGGIVYPPIYYNIPGVCSADPARYRHDCTFIGEPAVQRTLLHATLHALERTGFQVAILTTGHTPGEQIQMMRDVAAAYDGAMKVHGTCDMDFGKEINFTSDHAAMWETSLLWHFEPGLVDLTQLSRDLAVKPFNVYGKDPRVEASPGLGARAAAVIARDMAALAARLLQGA
- a CDS encoding NPCBM/NEW2 domain-containing protein: MGRPRRRLASWLSSSDGFRVTNHGFQIILTLLLAACPCLAGQPLERGKVATWYYRCDLDDTDQPYSLWLPKDYSPDRKWPLAVQLHGLGGNYRIGGPPKELEDFVVAAPDGRGNTDYKLWGELDVVRVVEDVQARLSIDPDRVVLYGFSMGGSGSWQVGVHFPDRFAALGPVCGNADHRVWERLWGWGEREPTWMSPKKAWVEATESPAFFAENLLNLPSMPLHGDKDNVVPCDHSRSMAAELLKAGAPCNYVEIPGAGHGVPGDKVSEMLKWLREQKRNPWPKRVIFKTAWRRHPGAYWVRLHRFERAFAFARIEAEALDKSSVSVNTDNLEEFSLHLGAPLFDPAQPIRVRVDGAEQYRGKVPDGGWLRLRKQGGKWAPSKELEGLHKTAALEGPVEHAFMTSFLIVFGSSGDDERAKRVAADEARLLADFWNRWARGKCRIKPDREVTDDDIARCSLILVGDPATNSLIPRVMPKLPIRVEGKSIVFGDKRYEGDDLGLKLVYPNPLNPQRYAVLFTGTTWRGVFEIIGRFGNWFDWGILDGFHWADFEVFDNLTYSPETALAIGYFDNDWRLNTDWYVTGDEKLRRARPPRRTPEYRTPPEGVGELFLSDLEPAYTRPEKGCVARDRSFNAFPLTLGGRTFERGLGIHPNCEIGFNLDGRFSIFEAVVGSDLEGEAAVSKARDEAESFEFMVVGDGRMLFQTGRMKWNSEPRHLYVPIPGVRHLELKMHRRSGPRWLSGPADWAIARVGEPLHNRMAVRPKADRAEQLVENLPLDGVWRLAGFPVGAGIGREAHRVSPAAQAEAIAAPVPGSVYSALGVGPRDEAMLRDVADTEWWYWRELDIPRNWAGRSIWLELDGAAYQADAWLNGRWVGRSTGPFVPGRFDATLGAKLGERNTVAVRVVGSPADFVKGGEPFRSAPARRLVTAQALADHGTPPLGLWQPARLRSAGPCLLRDLAIETVELTDAAARLRVSTEIVSLVSEKLEVVLVGGVSPRREPRDGDTPPTVAFEQKATVEGNKACRVEVEVVLPRPKLWWPRGLGEQSLYHLTASVRLDGGAVSDETALTFGIRSIELAPYDGIARLRVNGQGVDILGAMWLPADAVLRLDAARYERLLARARECGFNTLRVAGGGLAETDLFYSLCDREGFLVLQELPLAGDGHGVSADEYLANAAAAVRRIRSHPSLVAWCVGGAPGGTPDPRLTADTAALCQRLDPTRRLVGDSPRTGPAALWTTRPDAAGRTHWLGASLRHVPGLASPSALCLDERGDPGWPSGETWAIASARGAAPYGPSQSARQHILKAQAAQAAAVRAAAERHRLAPAAEVFWQLDEPAPAASPALVDAAGTPKPAGFFLRRALADVSIFADFGSDQPPCVAAGASLHVEVCVESRPSPLRNVRAVATVFDRSMRRLFLRECRFDAEQAVVARPLVFDWSAGWALAGDVCFLHLGLTDASGQTLASNLYWIGVTPPKGEAAGRGLRVAWFGARPPGLLADEAFLAATGIAAQRPQHAPASEPSTAPGPDPAERPRLDFSGYDAIVVNTATVFAEFTDDDLRAVAAAVSKGCGLLVEGTDRALFDSALASALPVRCAAGAAGPASVPMAAMPDHPAVARLAFALCPAVSPREALEPLPEADVLVELEGRRPLVIEGRHGQGRVLVLGARLDSELAAWSDIARFTAGLLGYLARRPHGELVRLIASAGPTPFQALDRLEPATLDARLRQDGDAAAAEVRNVSPALAFLVSLQAAGHGAADLTYSDNFLALLPGESRVIRIESLGPAHAAGAGQPTTLSLTLGGWNVAPRQLQGNLEVQGGRLRVRLP